The following are encoded together in the Populus trichocarpa isolate Nisqually-1 chromosome 5, P.trichocarpa_v4.1, whole genome shotgun sequence genome:
- the LOC7466868 gene encoding ubinuclein-1 isoform X6 — MEAGHAKEGDTSSPPRQRFYIELKPGETTIVSWKKLLKDAAANKANPSHSNNQTAAAAAGASTSAFVMEPASVETAQQEAQFALGQLTKPIPKNAPSSSRLGSVIEKIEQLYVGNQSSDEEELDGAPDEDHYDTKDSFIDDTELDEYFEVYESTTKHNGFFVNKGKLEHMNRPISSSHFQPKKRKNNMQKAREEKDGDCVRDKHAKLGQGRMNVATGNIPMDEPFPTNTQNLAVNGEHHHDGKLHSLMHPIFSDKKVAGTDIRSEYSSYPGITNRDDSISNTGQIDTEKQMNGVLQPGNLGRIVKDTSELSRVAYQKYQENNAPGQSAPQSKRLASETSSSPKVSPRNKKGRHELPDLNLPHYPVQAEKKTATMHPKDVSSLQPKGSMVERAIRDLEKVVAESRPRNTDAQDADTSSMSIKRRLPFEVKQKLAKVARLAQSSQGKISEELIGHLMTILGHLIQLRTLKKNLREMVETGLTAKQEKADRFQKIKKEVMEMIELKGMDEDKGPQIRKLYAEVAEMWPNGAMDNHGIKIAICRAKERRRIFYNNEKVQEKARIERLSRQWKGNNVGGKATSNARAKCEQGGVSASAAIAQYLSGPARPIPSFLKSRSDDPPKQEKLEKMTFPMLKEHMKQQKREFDRGLKKSSPKVDRKSHMSHMQDVGLQDGNCVINK, encoded by the exons ATGGAGGCCGGTCATGCCAAAGAGGGTGATACTAGCAGTCCTCCAAGGCAAAGGTTCTACATTGAACTCAAGCCTGGTGAGACAACAATAGTGTCATGGAAGAAGCTTTTGAAAGATGCAGCAGCAAACAAGGCAAATCCATCTCATTCTAATAATCAAACTGCCGCTGCCGCTGCCGGTGCTTCTACTTCTGCTTTTGTAATGGAGCCTGCTTCCGTGGAGACTGCCCAACAAGAGGCTCAGTTTGCTCTG GGCCAGCTCACTAAACCTATACCAAAAAATGCACCTTCTTCTAGTCGTCTTGGTTCTGTTATTGAGAAAATAGAGCAACTTTATGTG GGTAATCAGAGTAGTGATGAGGAAGAACTTGATGGTGCTCCTGATGAAGATCATTATGACACCAAGGATTCTTTCATAGATGATACCGAACTG GATGAGTATTTTGAAGTTTATGAGTCAACTACCAAACATAATGGATTCTTTGTGAATAAGGGAAAATTAGAACACAT GAATAGACCAATCTCATCCAGTCACTTCCAGccgaagaaaagaaagaataatatgCAAAAAGCTAGAGAAGAGAAGGATGGTGATTGCGTTAGAGATAAACATGCAAAATTAGGTCAAGGAAGGATGAATGTGGCTACAGGGAATATACCAATGGATGAACCGTTTCCAACCAACACTCAGAATTTAGCTGTTAATGGTGAACATCATCATGATGGGAAACTGCATTCATTGATGCACCCCATATTTTCTGACAAAAAAGTTGCTGGTACTGATATAAGATCTGAATATTCTTCATATCCAGGAATCACAAACAGGGATGATTCCATCTCCAACACAGGACAGATTGACACTGAAAAACAGATGAATGGAGTCCTCCAGCCTGGGAATTTAGGTAGAATTGTGAAAGATACAAGTGAATTATCTAGAGTTGCATATCAAAAGTATCAAGAAAACAATGCTCCTGGCCAATCTGCGCCTCAATCCAAAAGATTAGCCAGTGAAACAAGTTCCTCTCCCAAAGTTTCTCCCAGGAACAAGAAGGGAAGACATGAACTGCCTGACCTGAATCTTCCTCATTATCCAGTACAAGCTGAAAAG AAAACTGCCACCATGCATCCAAAGGATGTTTCTAGCTTGCAGCCAAAGGGCAGTATGGTTGAAAGAGCCATCAGGGATTTGGAGAAAGTAGTTGCAGAAT CTAGGCCACGGAATACTGATGCTCAGGATGCTGATACTTCATCGATGTCTATCAAAAGAAGATTGCCATTTGAAGTGAAGCAGAAGCTTGCTAAAGTTGCCAGACTAGCG CAGTCAAGCCAAGGAAAAATATCAGAGGAATTAATCGGTCACCTTATGACCATTCTTGGGCATTTAATTCAGCTGAGGACACTGAAG AAAAATCTGAGAGAGATGGTTGAAACGGGACTAACAGCGAAGCAAGAGAAAGCTGACAGATTCCAGAAGATTAAAAAGGAGGTCATGGAGATGATAGAACTAAAG GGGATGGATGAAGACAAAGGTCCGCAAATTAGAAAGTTATATGCTGAG GTTGCAGAAATGTGGCCAAATGGAGCTATGGACAACCATGGGATAAAAATTGCTATTTGTAGGGCAAAGGAGCGTAGAAGGATATTCTACAATAATGAGAAG GTTCAAGAGAAAGCGAGGATAGAAAGGTTGTCCAGGCAGTGGAAGGGAAATAATGTTGGTGGTAAAGCAACTTCAAATGCTCGAGCAAAATGTGAGCAAGGAGGAGTCAGTGCCTCAGCAGCCATTGCTCAGTACCTTTCTGGACCTGCAAGACCTATCCCTTCATTTTTAAAAAGCCGCAGTGATGATCCTCCTAAACAAGAGAAGCTTGAGAAAATGACATTTCCTATGTTGAAAGAACACATGAAGCAGCAAAAGCGGGAGTTTGATCGTGGGTTAAAGAAATCTTCTCCAAAAGTGGACAGGAAATCTCACATGTCTCATATGCAGGATGTTGGGCTGCAAGATGGTAATTGCGTAATTAATAAGTAG
- the LOC7466868 gene encoding ubinuclein-1 isoform X4, giving the protein MEAGHAKEGDTSSPPRQRFYIELKPGETTIVSWKKLLKDAAANKANPSHSNNQTAAAAAGASTSAFVMEPASVETAQQEAQFALGQLTKPIPKNAPSSSRLGSVIEKIEQLYVGNQSSDEEELDGAPDEDHYDTKDSFIDDTELDEYFEVYESTTKHNGFFVNKGKLEHMNRPISSSHFQPKKRKNNMQKAREEKDGDCVRDKHAKLGQGRMNVATGNIPMDEPFPTNTQNLAVNGEHHHDGKLHSLMHPIFSDKKVAGTDIRSEYSSYPGITNRDDSISNTGQIDTEKQMNGVLQPGNLGRIVKDTSELSRVAYQKYQENNAPGQSAPQSKRLASETSSSPKVSPRNKKGRHELPDLNLPHYPVQAEKKTATMHPKDVSSLQPKGSMVERAIRDLEKVVAESRPRNTDAQDADTSSMSIKRRLPFEVKQKLAKVARLAQSSQGKISEELIGHLMTILGHLIQLRTLKKNLREMVETGLTAKQEKADRFQKIKKEVMEMIELKKGIIHGEKGTINRKYVMDDKMEDKICDLYDLFVQGMDEDKGPQIRKLYAEVAEMWPNGAMDNHGIKIAICRAKERRRIFYNNEKVQEKARIERLSRQWKGNNVGGKATSNARAKCEQGGVSASAAIAQYLSGPARPIPSFLKSRSDDPPKQEKLEKMTFPMLKEHMKQQKREFDRGLKKSSPKVDRKSHMSHMQDVGLQDGNCVINK; this is encoded by the exons ATGGAGGCCGGTCATGCCAAAGAGGGTGATACTAGCAGTCCTCCAAGGCAAAGGTTCTACATTGAACTCAAGCCTGGTGAGACAACAATAGTGTCATGGAAGAAGCTTTTGAAAGATGCAGCAGCAAACAAGGCAAATCCATCTCATTCTAATAATCAAACTGCCGCTGCCGCTGCCGGTGCTTCTACTTCTGCTTTTGTAATGGAGCCTGCTTCCGTGGAGACTGCCCAACAAGAGGCTCAGTTTGCTCTG GGCCAGCTCACTAAACCTATACCAAAAAATGCACCTTCTTCTAGTCGTCTTGGTTCTGTTATTGAGAAAATAGAGCAACTTTATGTG GGTAATCAGAGTAGTGATGAGGAAGAACTTGATGGTGCTCCTGATGAAGATCATTATGACACCAAGGATTCTTTCATAGATGATACCGAACTG GATGAGTATTTTGAAGTTTATGAGTCAACTACCAAACATAATGGATTCTTTGTGAATAAGGGAAAATTAGAACACAT GAATAGACCAATCTCATCCAGTCACTTCCAGccgaagaaaagaaagaataatatgCAAAAAGCTAGAGAAGAGAAGGATGGTGATTGCGTTAGAGATAAACATGCAAAATTAGGTCAAGGAAGGATGAATGTGGCTACAGGGAATATACCAATGGATGAACCGTTTCCAACCAACACTCAGAATTTAGCTGTTAATGGTGAACATCATCATGATGGGAAACTGCATTCATTGATGCACCCCATATTTTCTGACAAAAAAGTTGCTGGTACTGATATAAGATCTGAATATTCTTCATATCCAGGAATCACAAACAGGGATGATTCCATCTCCAACACAGGACAGATTGACACTGAAAAACAGATGAATGGAGTCCTCCAGCCTGGGAATTTAGGTAGAATTGTGAAAGATACAAGTGAATTATCTAGAGTTGCATATCAAAAGTATCAAGAAAACAATGCTCCTGGCCAATCTGCGCCTCAATCCAAAAGATTAGCCAGTGAAACAAGTTCCTCTCCCAAAGTTTCTCCCAGGAACAAGAAGGGAAGACATGAACTGCCTGACCTGAATCTTCCTCATTATCCAGTACAAGCTGAAAAG AAAACTGCCACCATGCATCCAAAGGATGTTTCTAGCTTGCAGCCAAAGGGCAGTATGGTTGAAAGAGCCATCAGGGATTTGGAGAAAGTAGTTGCAGAAT CTAGGCCACGGAATACTGATGCTCAGGATGCTGATACTTCATCGATGTCTATCAAAAGAAGATTGCCATTTGAAGTGAAGCAGAAGCTTGCTAAAGTTGCCAGACTAGCG CAGTCAAGCCAAGGAAAAATATCAGAGGAATTAATCGGTCACCTTATGACCATTCTTGGGCATTTAATTCAGCTGAGGACACTGAAG AAAAATCTGAGAGAGATGGTTGAAACGGGACTAACAGCGAAGCAAGAGAAAGCTGACAGATTCCAGAAGATTAAAAAGGAGGTCATGGAGATGATAGAACTAAAG AAAGGTATTATTCATGGAGAAAAAGGAACCATCAATAGGAAGTATGTTATGGATGATAAGATGGAAGATAAGATATGTGATCTTTATGACCTATTTGTTCAG GGGATGGATGAAGACAAAGGTCCGCAAATTAGAAAGTTATATGCTGAG GTTGCAGAAATGTGGCCAAATGGAGCTATGGACAACCATGGGATAAAAATTGCTATTTGTAGGGCAAAGGAGCGTAGAAGGATATTCTACAATAATGAGAAG GTTCAAGAGAAAGCGAGGATAGAAAGGTTGTCCAGGCAGTGGAAGGGAAATAATGTTGGTGGTAAAGCAACTTCAAATGCTCGAGCAAAATGTGAGCAAGGAGGAGTCAGTGCCTCAGCAGCCATTGCTCAGTACCTTTCTGGACCTGCAAGACCTATCCCTTCATTTTTAAAAAGCCGCAGTGATGATCCTCCTAAACAAGAGAAGCTTGAGAAAATGACATTTCCTATGTTGAAAGAACACATGAAGCAGCAAAAGCGGGAGTTTGATCGTGGGTTAAAGAAATCTTCTCCAAAAGTGGACAGGAAATCTCACATGTCTCATATGCAGGATGTTGGGCTGCAAGATGGTAATTGCGTAATTAATAAGTAG
- the LOC7466868 gene encoding ubinuclein-1 isoform X3 codes for MEAGHAKEGDTSSPPRQRFYIELKPGETTIVSWKKLLKDAAANKANPSHSNNQTAAAAAGASTSAFVMEPASVETAQQEAQFALGQLTKPIPKNAPSSSRLGSVIEKIEQLYVGNQSSDEEELDGAPDEDHYDTKDSFIDDTELDEYFEVYESTTKHNGFFVNKGKLEHMNRPISSSHFQPKKRKNNMQKAREEKDGDCVRDKHAKLGQGRMNVATGNIPMDEPFPTNTQNLAVNGEHHHDGKLHSLMHPIFSDKKVAGTDIRSEYSSYPGITNRDDSISNTGQIDTEKQMNGVLQPGNLGRIVKDTSELSRVAYQKYQENNAPGQSAPQSKRLASETSSSPKVSPRNKKGRHELPDLNLPHYPVQAEKKTATMHPKDVSSLQPKGSMVERAIRDLEKVVAESRPRNTDAQDADTSSMSIKRRLPFEVKQKLAKVARLASSQGKISEELIGHLMTILGHLIQLRTLKKNLREMVETGLTAKQEKADRFQKIKKEVMEMIELKLFKQRDKAVVDFQKGIIHGEKGTINRKYVMDDKMEDKICDLYDLFVQGMDEDKGPQIRKLYAEVAEMWPNGAMDNHGIKIAICRAKERRRIFYNNEKVQEKARIERLSRQWKGNNVGGKATSNARAKCEQGGVSASAAIAQYLSGPARPIPSFLKSRSDDPPKQEKLEKMTFPMLKEHMKQQKREFDRGLKKSSPKVDRKSHMSHMQDVGLQDGNCVINK; via the exons ATGGAGGCCGGTCATGCCAAAGAGGGTGATACTAGCAGTCCTCCAAGGCAAAGGTTCTACATTGAACTCAAGCCTGGTGAGACAACAATAGTGTCATGGAAGAAGCTTTTGAAAGATGCAGCAGCAAACAAGGCAAATCCATCTCATTCTAATAATCAAACTGCCGCTGCCGCTGCCGGTGCTTCTACTTCTGCTTTTGTAATGGAGCCTGCTTCCGTGGAGACTGCCCAACAAGAGGCTCAGTTTGCTCTG GGCCAGCTCACTAAACCTATACCAAAAAATGCACCTTCTTCTAGTCGTCTTGGTTCTGTTATTGAGAAAATAGAGCAACTTTATGTG GGTAATCAGAGTAGTGATGAGGAAGAACTTGATGGTGCTCCTGATGAAGATCATTATGACACCAAGGATTCTTTCATAGATGATACCGAACTG GATGAGTATTTTGAAGTTTATGAGTCAACTACCAAACATAATGGATTCTTTGTGAATAAGGGAAAATTAGAACACAT GAATAGACCAATCTCATCCAGTCACTTCCAGccgaagaaaagaaagaataatatgCAAAAAGCTAGAGAAGAGAAGGATGGTGATTGCGTTAGAGATAAACATGCAAAATTAGGTCAAGGAAGGATGAATGTGGCTACAGGGAATATACCAATGGATGAACCGTTTCCAACCAACACTCAGAATTTAGCTGTTAATGGTGAACATCATCATGATGGGAAACTGCATTCATTGATGCACCCCATATTTTCTGACAAAAAAGTTGCTGGTACTGATATAAGATCTGAATATTCTTCATATCCAGGAATCACAAACAGGGATGATTCCATCTCCAACACAGGACAGATTGACACTGAAAAACAGATGAATGGAGTCCTCCAGCCTGGGAATTTAGGTAGAATTGTGAAAGATACAAGTGAATTATCTAGAGTTGCATATCAAAAGTATCAAGAAAACAATGCTCCTGGCCAATCTGCGCCTCAATCCAAAAGATTAGCCAGTGAAACAAGTTCCTCTCCCAAAGTTTCTCCCAGGAACAAGAAGGGAAGACATGAACTGCCTGACCTGAATCTTCCTCATTATCCAGTACAAGCTGAAAAG AAAACTGCCACCATGCATCCAAAGGATGTTTCTAGCTTGCAGCCAAAGGGCAGTATGGTTGAAAGAGCCATCAGGGATTTGGAGAAAGTAGTTGCAGAAT CTAGGCCACGGAATACTGATGCTCAGGATGCTGATACTTCATCGATGTCTATCAAAAGAAGATTGCCATTTGAAGTGAAGCAGAAGCTTGCTAAAGTTGCCAGACTAGCG TCAAGCCAAGGAAAAATATCAGAGGAATTAATCGGTCACCTTATGACCATTCTTGGGCATTTAATTCAGCTGAGGACACTGAAG AAAAATCTGAGAGAGATGGTTGAAACGGGACTAACAGCGAAGCAAGAGAAAGCTGACAGATTCCAGAAGATTAAAAAGGAGGTCATGGAGATGATAGAACTAAAG TTATTTAAACAAAGAGATAAAGCAGTTGTTGACTTTCAGAAAGGTATTATTCATGGAGAAAAAGGAACCATCAATAGGAAGTATGTTATGGATGATAAGATGGAAGATAAGATATGTGATCTTTATGACCTATTTGTTCAG GGGATGGATGAAGACAAAGGTCCGCAAATTAGAAAGTTATATGCTGAG GTTGCAGAAATGTGGCCAAATGGAGCTATGGACAACCATGGGATAAAAATTGCTATTTGTAGGGCAAAGGAGCGTAGAAGGATATTCTACAATAATGAGAAG GTTCAAGAGAAAGCGAGGATAGAAAGGTTGTCCAGGCAGTGGAAGGGAAATAATGTTGGTGGTAAAGCAACTTCAAATGCTCGAGCAAAATGTGAGCAAGGAGGAGTCAGTGCCTCAGCAGCCATTGCTCAGTACCTTTCTGGACCTGCAAGACCTATCCCTTCATTTTTAAAAAGCCGCAGTGATGATCCTCCTAAACAAGAGAAGCTTGAGAAAATGACATTTCCTATGTTGAAAGAACACATGAAGCAGCAAAAGCGGGAGTTTGATCGTGGGTTAAAGAAATCTTCTCCAAAAGTGGACAGGAAATCTCACATGTCTCATATGCAGGATGTTGGGCTGCAAGATGGTAATTGCGTAATTAATAAGTAG
- the LOC7466868 gene encoding ubinuclein-1 isoform X2: MEAGHAKEGDTSSPPRQRFYIELKPGETTIVSWKKLLKDAAANKANPSHSNNQTAAAAAGASTSAFVMEPASVETAQQEAQFALGQLTKPIPKNAPSSSRLGSVIEKIEQLYVGNQSSDEEELDGAPDEDHYDTKDSFIDDTELDEYFEVYESTTKHNGFFVNKGKLEHMNRPISSSHFQPKKRKNNMQKAREEKDGDCVRDKHAKLGQGRMNVATGNIPMDEPFPTNTQNLAVNGEHHHDGKLHSLMHPIFSDKKVAGTDIRSEYSSYPGITNRDDSISNTGQIDTEKQMNGVLQPGNLGRIVKDTSELSRVAYQKYQENNAPGQSAPQSKRLASETSSSPKVSPRNKKGRHELPDLNLPHYPVQAEKKTATMHPKDVSSLQPKGSMVERAIRDLEKVVAESRPRNTDAQDADTSSMSIKRRLPFEVKQKLAKVARLAQSSQGKISEELIGHLMTILGHLIQLRTLKKNLREMVETGLTAKQEKADRFQKIKKEVMEMIELKLFKQRDKAVVDFQKGIIHGEKGTINRKYVMDDKMEDKICDLYDLFVQGMDEDKGPQIRKLYAEVAEMWPNGAMDNHGIKIAICRAKERRRIFYNNEKVQEKARIERLSRQWKGNNVGGKATSNARAKCEQGGVSASAAIAQYLSGPARPIPSFLKSRSDDPPKQEKLEKMTFPMLKEHMKQQKREFDRGLKKSSPKVDRKSHMSHMQDVGLQDGRGIFA, encoded by the exons ATGGAGGCCGGTCATGCCAAAGAGGGTGATACTAGCAGTCCTCCAAGGCAAAGGTTCTACATTGAACTCAAGCCTGGTGAGACAACAATAGTGTCATGGAAGAAGCTTTTGAAAGATGCAGCAGCAAACAAGGCAAATCCATCTCATTCTAATAATCAAACTGCCGCTGCCGCTGCCGGTGCTTCTACTTCTGCTTTTGTAATGGAGCCTGCTTCCGTGGAGACTGCCCAACAAGAGGCTCAGTTTGCTCTG GGCCAGCTCACTAAACCTATACCAAAAAATGCACCTTCTTCTAGTCGTCTTGGTTCTGTTATTGAGAAAATAGAGCAACTTTATGTG GGTAATCAGAGTAGTGATGAGGAAGAACTTGATGGTGCTCCTGATGAAGATCATTATGACACCAAGGATTCTTTCATAGATGATACCGAACTG GATGAGTATTTTGAAGTTTATGAGTCAACTACCAAACATAATGGATTCTTTGTGAATAAGGGAAAATTAGAACACAT GAATAGACCAATCTCATCCAGTCACTTCCAGccgaagaaaagaaagaataatatgCAAAAAGCTAGAGAAGAGAAGGATGGTGATTGCGTTAGAGATAAACATGCAAAATTAGGTCAAGGAAGGATGAATGTGGCTACAGGGAATATACCAATGGATGAACCGTTTCCAACCAACACTCAGAATTTAGCTGTTAATGGTGAACATCATCATGATGGGAAACTGCATTCATTGATGCACCCCATATTTTCTGACAAAAAAGTTGCTGGTACTGATATAAGATCTGAATATTCTTCATATCCAGGAATCACAAACAGGGATGATTCCATCTCCAACACAGGACAGATTGACACTGAAAAACAGATGAATGGAGTCCTCCAGCCTGGGAATTTAGGTAGAATTGTGAAAGATACAAGTGAATTATCTAGAGTTGCATATCAAAAGTATCAAGAAAACAATGCTCCTGGCCAATCTGCGCCTCAATCCAAAAGATTAGCCAGTGAAACAAGTTCCTCTCCCAAAGTTTCTCCCAGGAACAAGAAGGGAAGACATGAACTGCCTGACCTGAATCTTCCTCATTATCCAGTACAAGCTGAAAAG AAAACTGCCACCATGCATCCAAAGGATGTTTCTAGCTTGCAGCCAAAGGGCAGTATGGTTGAAAGAGCCATCAGGGATTTGGAGAAAGTAGTTGCAGAAT CTAGGCCACGGAATACTGATGCTCAGGATGCTGATACTTCATCGATGTCTATCAAAAGAAGATTGCCATTTGAAGTGAAGCAGAAGCTTGCTAAAGTTGCCAGACTAGCG CAGTCAAGCCAAGGAAAAATATCAGAGGAATTAATCGGTCACCTTATGACCATTCTTGGGCATTTAATTCAGCTGAGGACACTGAAG AAAAATCTGAGAGAGATGGTTGAAACGGGACTAACAGCGAAGCAAGAGAAAGCTGACAGATTCCAGAAGATTAAAAAGGAGGTCATGGAGATGATAGAACTAAAG TTATTTAAACAAAGAGATAAAGCAGTTGTTGACTTTCAGAAAGGTATTATTCATGGAGAAAAAGGAACCATCAATAGGAAGTATGTTATGGATGATAAGATGGAAGATAAGATATGTGATCTTTATGACCTATTTGTTCAG GGGATGGATGAAGACAAAGGTCCGCAAATTAGAAAGTTATATGCTGAG GTTGCAGAAATGTGGCCAAATGGAGCTATGGACAACCATGGGATAAAAATTGCTATTTGTAGGGCAAAGGAGCGTAGAAGGATATTCTACAATAATGAGAAG GTTCAAGAGAAAGCGAGGATAGAAAGGTTGTCCAGGCAGTGGAAGGGAAATAATGTTGGTGGTAAAGCAACTTCAAATGCTCGAGCAAAATGTGAGCAAGGAGGAGTCAGTGCCTCAGCAGCCATTGCTCAGTACCTTTCTGGACCTGCAAGACCTATCCCTTCATTTTTAAAAAGCCGCAGTGATGATCCTCCTAAACAAGAGAAGCTTGAGAAAATGACATTTCCTATGTTGAAAGAACACATGAAGCAGCAAAAGCGGGAGTTTGATCGTGGGTTAAAGAAATCTTCTCCAAAAGTGGACAGGAAATCTCACATGTCTCATATGCAGGATGTTGGGCTGCAAGATG GAAGAGGGATCTTTGCTTAA
- the LOC7466868 gene encoding ubinuclein-1 isoform X1 has translation MEAGHAKEGDTSSPPRQRFYIELKPGETTIVSWKKLLKDAAANKANPSHSNNQTAAAAAGASTSAFVMEPASVETAQQEAQFALGQLTKPIPKNAPSSSRLGSVIEKIEQLYVGNQSSDEEELDGAPDEDHYDTKDSFIDDTELDEYFEVYESTTKHNGFFVNKGKLEHMNRPISSSHFQPKKRKNNMQKAREEKDGDCVRDKHAKLGQGRMNVATGNIPMDEPFPTNTQNLAVNGEHHHDGKLHSLMHPIFSDKKVAGTDIRSEYSSYPGITNRDDSISNTGQIDTEKQMNGVLQPGNLGRIVKDTSELSRVAYQKYQENNAPGQSAPQSKRLASETSSSPKVSPRNKKGRHELPDLNLPHYPVQAEKKTATMHPKDVSSLQPKGSMVERAIRDLEKVVAESRPRNTDAQDADTSSMSIKRRLPFEVKQKLAKVARLAQSSQGKISEELIGHLMTILGHLIQLRTLKKNLREMVETGLTAKQEKADRFQKIKKEVMEMIELKLFKQRDKAVVDFQKGIIHGEKGTINRKYVMDDKMEDKICDLYDLFVQGMDEDKGPQIRKLYAEVAEMWPNGAMDNHGIKIAICRAKERRRIFYNNEKVQEKARIERLSRQWKGNNVGGKATSNARAKCEQGGVSASAAIAQYLSGPARPIPSFLKSRSDDPPKQEKLEKMTFPMLKEHMKQQKREFDRGLKKSSPKVDRKSHMSHMQDVGLQDGNCVINK, from the exons ATGGAGGCCGGTCATGCCAAAGAGGGTGATACTAGCAGTCCTCCAAGGCAAAGGTTCTACATTGAACTCAAGCCTGGTGAGACAACAATAGTGTCATGGAAGAAGCTTTTGAAAGATGCAGCAGCAAACAAGGCAAATCCATCTCATTCTAATAATCAAACTGCCGCTGCCGCTGCCGGTGCTTCTACTTCTGCTTTTGTAATGGAGCCTGCTTCCGTGGAGACTGCCCAACAAGAGGCTCAGTTTGCTCTG GGCCAGCTCACTAAACCTATACCAAAAAATGCACCTTCTTCTAGTCGTCTTGGTTCTGTTATTGAGAAAATAGAGCAACTTTATGTG GGTAATCAGAGTAGTGATGAGGAAGAACTTGATGGTGCTCCTGATGAAGATCATTATGACACCAAGGATTCTTTCATAGATGATACCGAACTG GATGAGTATTTTGAAGTTTATGAGTCAACTACCAAACATAATGGATTCTTTGTGAATAAGGGAAAATTAGAACACAT GAATAGACCAATCTCATCCAGTCACTTCCAGccgaagaaaagaaagaataatatgCAAAAAGCTAGAGAAGAGAAGGATGGTGATTGCGTTAGAGATAAACATGCAAAATTAGGTCAAGGAAGGATGAATGTGGCTACAGGGAATATACCAATGGATGAACCGTTTCCAACCAACACTCAGAATTTAGCTGTTAATGGTGAACATCATCATGATGGGAAACTGCATTCATTGATGCACCCCATATTTTCTGACAAAAAAGTTGCTGGTACTGATATAAGATCTGAATATTCTTCATATCCAGGAATCACAAACAGGGATGATTCCATCTCCAACACAGGACAGATTGACACTGAAAAACAGATGAATGGAGTCCTCCAGCCTGGGAATTTAGGTAGAATTGTGAAAGATACAAGTGAATTATCTAGAGTTGCATATCAAAAGTATCAAGAAAACAATGCTCCTGGCCAATCTGCGCCTCAATCCAAAAGATTAGCCAGTGAAACAAGTTCCTCTCCCAAAGTTTCTCCCAGGAACAAGAAGGGAAGACATGAACTGCCTGACCTGAATCTTCCTCATTATCCAGTACAAGCTGAAAAG AAAACTGCCACCATGCATCCAAAGGATGTTTCTAGCTTGCAGCCAAAGGGCAGTATGGTTGAAAGAGCCATCAGGGATTTGGAGAAAGTAGTTGCAGAAT CTAGGCCACGGAATACTGATGCTCAGGATGCTGATACTTCATCGATGTCTATCAAAAGAAGATTGCCATTTGAAGTGAAGCAGAAGCTTGCTAAAGTTGCCAGACTAGCG CAGTCAAGCCAAGGAAAAATATCAGAGGAATTAATCGGTCACCTTATGACCATTCTTGGGCATTTAATTCAGCTGAGGACACTGAAG AAAAATCTGAGAGAGATGGTTGAAACGGGACTAACAGCGAAGCAAGAGAAAGCTGACAGATTCCAGAAGATTAAAAAGGAGGTCATGGAGATGATAGAACTAAAG TTATTTAAACAAAGAGATAAAGCAGTTGTTGACTTTCAGAAAGGTATTATTCATGGAGAAAAAGGAACCATCAATAGGAAGTATGTTATGGATGATAAGATGGAAGATAAGATATGTGATCTTTATGACCTATTTGTTCAG GGGATGGATGAAGACAAAGGTCCGCAAATTAGAAAGTTATATGCTGAG GTTGCAGAAATGTGGCCAAATGGAGCTATGGACAACCATGGGATAAAAATTGCTATTTGTAGGGCAAAGGAGCGTAGAAGGATATTCTACAATAATGAGAAG GTTCAAGAGAAAGCGAGGATAGAAAGGTTGTCCAGGCAGTGGAAGGGAAATAATGTTGGTGGTAAAGCAACTTCAAATGCTCGAGCAAAATGTGAGCAAGGAGGAGTCAGTGCCTCAGCAGCCATTGCTCAGTACCTTTCTGGACCTGCAAGACCTATCCCTTCATTTTTAAAAAGCCGCAGTGATGATCCTCCTAAACAAGAGAAGCTTGAGAAAATGACATTTCCTATGTTGAAAGAACACATGAAGCAGCAAAAGCGGGAGTTTGATCGTGGGTTAAAGAAATCTTCTCCAAAAGTGGACAGGAAATCTCACATGTCTCATATGCAGGATGTTGGGCTGCAAGATGGTAATTGCGTAATTAATAAGTAG